Proteins co-encoded in one Gopherus evgoodei ecotype Sinaloan lineage chromosome 4, rGopEvg1_v1.p, whole genome shotgun sequence genomic window:
- the SIX6 gene encoding homeobox protein SIX6 has protein sequence MFQLPILNFSPQQVAGVCETLEESGDIERLGRFLWSLPVAPAACEALNKNESVLRARAIVAFHTGNYRELYHILENHKFTKESHAKLQALWLEAHYQEAEKLRGRPLGPVDKYRVRKKFPLPRTIWDGEQKTHCFKERTRHLLREWYLQDPYPNPSKKRELAQATGLTPTQVGNWFKNRRQRDRAAAAKNRLQQQVLSQGSVRSLQAEEESAGEPLGAASSPAASLSSKAATSAISITSSDSECDI, from the exons ATGTTCCAGCTGCCCATCCTCAATTTCAGCCCCCAGCAAGTGGCCGGGGTCTGCGAGACCCTGGAGGAGAGCGGGGACATTGAGCGCCTGGGTCGCTTCCTCTGGTCCCTGCCGGTGGCCCCCGCGGCATGCGAGGCCCTGAACAAGAACGAGTCGGTGCTGAGAGCCCGGGCCATCGTGGCCTTCCACACGGGGAACTACCGGGAGCTCTACCATATCCTGGAGAACCACAAGTTCACCAAGGAGTCGCACGCCAAGCTGCAGGCCCTCTGGCTGGAGGCGCACTACCAGGAAGCCGAGAAGCTGCGGGGCCGACCCCTGGGGCCGGTGGACAAGTACCGGGTCCGGAAGAAGTTCCCCTTGCCCCGCACCATCTGGGACGGGGAGCAGAAGACGCATTGCTTCAAGGAGAGGACGAGGCACTTGCTACGGGAGTGGTACCTGCAGGACCCTTACCCCAACCCCAGCAAAAAGCGAGAACTGGCCCAGGCTACCGGACTTACCCCTACACAAGTGGGCAACTGGTTCAAAAACCGCAGACAAAGAGACAGGGCAGCAGCCGCTAAGAACAG GCTACAGCAGCAGGTCTTATCCCAAGGCTCGGTGCGCTCGCTGCAGGCCGAGGAGGAGAGCGCAGGGGAGCCGCTGGGGGCCGCCTCCAGCCCCGCAGCCAGCCTGTCCAGCAAAGCGgccacctctgccatttccatcaCATCCAGCGACAGTGAATGTGACATCTGA